In the genome of Pelobacter seleniigenes DSM 18267, one region contains:
- a CDS encoding ATP-binding protein encodes MLSRLLQDYHLKAPLIILVNLLFMQCLLLTILPSALARGMDPAIKLTPEETVWLDENRGNISYAPNPHWPPGDYMEDGVHKGIVADYIKLFEKKLGITFKRVYYDDWESLYHGMMTGEFDLIGAAQKTEERSKVLVFTQPFLTTRLGILTRTDTPDLQSLNDLNSMTLAGVEGYSSLDYVKANYPGSKVLQCDDDLTALLKVSAGAADGAVVDYMEASYLVDKYGLTNLQYAKELDFHWDLRFAINKKKAPLRSILDKVLDTISEQERKAIYNKWVTLNLEHKPSFVERNLKLLSGIFLVILLLLSVVVYFNRSLKMQVLARTKELSEQKEKLQVVQDSTGDAIIIAAADTQKIIEVNRRATEMYGYSYEEALQISFTERNQGEPPYSRYELSEWFRKAKENSPQTFEWPSQHKEGHIFWVEVKISFVLLGGAYCYVIAVRDIHQRKQIEEQLRETQKMEAIGTLAGGIAHDFNNILSIILGNAELALLNPETNLQNREKFDQILTATKRARELVSQILLFSRKDQEPKKPLSFASVVNEAADLLRKTIPRSVGLVLHVDDSIGSVLANATQLYQVIMNLGTNSYHALPDETGTITITLQSEYIDEATVKKHPNLNLGQQYAKLAVTDNGVGISAEALSRMFDPFYTTKPPGKGTGLGLSVVHGIIEKHEGVIWAESTVGKGTTMNILIPIMEESDDVLPEEEKLEVVGGREKIMLVDDEVMLAETTKQYLEVLGYQVSTFTSSQEAISAFRENPDSYDLLITDQAMPDMTGDILAQKALEFRPDIPVILCTGHSHIVDQEKAKTIGIKSFMMKPVSGHELAREVRTVLKSSLPHNA; translated from the coding sequence ATGCTGAGCAGACTTCTTCAAGATTATCACTTAAAAGCCCCACTCATAATTTTGGTCAACCTCCTGTTCATGCAGTGTCTATTGCTGACAATATTGCCTTCAGCGTTGGCGCGTGGGATGGATCCTGCCATCAAACTGACTCCAGAAGAAACTGTTTGGCTCGATGAAAATAGAGGCAACATCAGCTACGCCCCGAATCCACATTGGCCGCCGGGTGACTACATGGAGGACGGGGTACATAAAGGAATTGTTGCCGATTACATCAAGTTGTTTGAAAAAAAGCTCGGTATTACTTTTAAACGGGTTTACTACGATGATTGGGAAAGCCTCTACCATGGCATGATGACAGGGGAGTTTGATCTTATTGGGGCGGCTCAGAAAACCGAAGAGCGCTCAAAAGTTCTCGTATTTACCCAACCATTTCTAACGACGCGACTTGGCATTTTAACCAGGACCGACACTCCAGACTTACAGTCATTGAATGATCTCAATTCCATGACTCTCGCCGGAGTTGAAGGTTATTCCAGCCTGGATTATGTAAAAGCGAACTATCCGGGGAGCAAAGTTTTACAATGTGACGATGACCTCACGGCCTTGTTAAAAGTTTCGGCAGGAGCTGCCGACGGTGCAGTTGTTGATTACATGGAGGCCAGCTACCTGGTCGATAAGTATGGCCTGACGAATCTTCAGTATGCCAAGGAGCTTGATTTTCACTGGGACTTACGGTTTGCCATCAACAAGAAGAAAGCCCCCTTGCGCTCAATTCTCGATAAGGTCCTTGACACCATCAGCGAACAGGAACGTAAAGCTATTTACAATAAATGGGTCACGTTAAACCTTGAGCACAAGCCAAGTTTTGTTGAGCGCAACCTGAAACTGCTCAGCGGCATTTTTTTGGTTATCCTGTTGCTGTTATCTGTCGTGGTCTATTTCAATCGTTCTTTAAAAATGCAGGTCTTGGCACGGACAAAAGAACTGAGTGAACAAAAAGAGAAATTGCAGGTTGTTCAAGATTCGACCGGGGATGCAATTATTATCGCGGCTGCGGATACGCAGAAAATCATAGAAGTCAATCGGCGGGCCACAGAAATGTATGGCTATTCGTATGAGGAAGCTTTACAGATCAGTTTCACCGAACGCAACCAGGGGGAACCACCCTATTCCAGATATGAACTATCCGAATGGTTCAGGAAAGCGAAAGAGAATAGTCCGCAAACATTTGAATGGCCATCTCAGCACAAAGAGGGCCATATCTTTTGGGTCGAGGTGAAAATCAGTTTTGTTCTTCTTGGAGGTGCTTACTGCTACGTCATCGCAGTACGAGATATTCACCAGCGAAAACAAATTGAAGAACAGCTACGAGAGACCCAGAAGATGGAAGCCATTGGGACCTTGGCTGGTGGGATCGCCCATGACTTTAACAACATCCTTTCAATCATACTTGGCAATGCTGAACTGGCTTTGTTGAATCCTGAAACCAATCTCCAAAATCGAGAGAAGTTCGATCAGATTCTGACCGCGACCAAAAGAGCAAGAGAGCTCGTGAGCCAGATCCTCCTGTTCAGTCGGAAAGATCAAGAACCGAAAAAGCCTCTGTCTTTTGCTTCTGTTGTCAACGAGGCGGCAGACCTTTTAAGAAAGACTATTCCTCGATCAGTTGGGTTGGTGCTGCATGTGGATGACAGTATTGGGTCAGTTCTAGCGAATGCGACACAACTGTATCAAGTGATTATGAATCTGGGGACCAACTCTTATCACGCATTGCCGGACGAAACCGGAACAATTACTATAACACTTCAGTCAGAGTACATTGATGAGGCCACAGTCAAAAAACATCCCAACTTAAATCTCGGACAACAATATGCCAAGTTGGCAGTGACTGATAATGGGGTGGGTATATCAGCAGAGGCTTTATCCCGAATGTTTGATCCGTTCTATACAACCAAGCCGCCGGGTAAAGGAACCGGCTTGGGGCTTTCTGTCGTCCATGGAATTATCGAAAAACACGAAGGTGTAATCTGGGCAGAGAGCACTGTCGGGAAAGGGACAACCATGAACATCCTGATTCCGATTATGGAAGAATCCGACGATGTCTTGCCGGAGGAAGAAAAACTCGAAGTTGTCGGTGGGCGTGAGAAGATTATGCTTGTTGATGATGAGGTCATGCTTGCGGAGACAACAAAGCAATATCTTGAGGTGCTGGGTTACCAAGTCAGCACATTTACCTCGTCACAGGAGGCAATAAGCGCTTTCCGTGAAAATCCCGATTCCTATGATTTGCTCATAACAGATCAGGCTATGCCGGATATGACTGGAGATATTCTTGCCCAAAAAGCATTGGAGTTTCGTCCGGATATTCCCGTTATCCTCTGTACTGGGCACAGTCATATAGTTGATCAGGAGAAAGCAAAAACTATAGGTATTAAGTCTTTTATGATGAAACCCGTCAGCGGTCATGAGCTGGCAAGAGAAGTCCGCACAGTACTGAAATCTTCACTGCCTCATAACGCGTAA
- a CDS encoding adenylosuccinate synthase, with protein sequence MANVIVVGAQWGDEGKGKVVDIYTEYAQDVVRFQGGNNAGHTLVVGDQKTVLHLIPSGVLHEGKRCIIGNGVVLDPKVFLEEIDGLQRKGFLKDPAQLMVDGAVNLIMPYHKIIDIARERKSGAKKIGTTGRGIGPTYEDKVARRGIRFADLLKPETFKRKLAELLPEKNFYIEQYLGEKPLSEEEIFEEYMVYAERLRCYLGRVSPYLDQSMKAGHNILFEGAQGSLLDIDHGTYPYVTSSSTIAAGACTGTGIGPHRIDEVIGISKAYVTRVGEGPFPTELDDEMGERLRTAGGEFGATTGRPRRTGWLDIVALREAVRTNGLTGIALTKMDVLSEFESLKVCTAYRYGEQLLEEFPQDLDVLQECKPVYEEIAGWQKDICSLGSYADLPVQVKDYVDKIEAWTGCPVVLVSVGPRRDQTLIRSNPFA encoded by the coding sequence CCAATGGGGCGATGAAGGCAAGGGAAAAGTTGTCGATATCTATACTGAATATGCACAGGACGTAGTGCGTTTCCAGGGCGGGAACAACGCCGGACACACGCTGGTGGTCGGCGATCAGAAAACGGTCCTTCACCTGATTCCGTCCGGAGTGCTGCATGAAGGCAAGCGCTGCATTATCGGCAACGGTGTCGTGCTCGACCCGAAAGTGTTTCTGGAAGAGATTGATGGCCTGCAGAGAAAAGGTTTTCTCAAAGATCCGGCTCAACTGATGGTCGACGGTGCGGTCAACCTGATCATGCCTTACCACAAAATCATCGACATCGCCCGGGAACGCAAATCGGGAGCCAAGAAGATCGGCACCACCGGGCGCGGCATCGGACCGACTTATGAAGACAAGGTGGCCCGGCGCGGGATTCGTTTTGCCGACCTGCTCAAGCCGGAAACCTTCAAGCGCAAGCTGGCCGAACTGCTGCCGGAGAAGAATTTCTATATCGAGCAGTATCTCGGTGAGAAACCCCTTTCTGAAGAAGAAATTTTTGAAGAGTATATGGTCTATGCCGAGCGCCTGCGCTGCTACCTGGGCCGGGTCTCGCCCTATCTCGACCAGTCGATGAAGGCCGGCCACAATATTCTCTTTGAAGGCGCTCAGGGCAGCCTGCTTGATATCGATCACGGCACCTATCCCTACGTCACATCCTCTTCCACCATCGCTGCCGGAGCCTGTACCGGGACCGGAATCGGCCCCCATCGGATTGATGAAGTGATCGGCATCTCCAAAGCTTATGTCACCAGGGTTGGCGAAGGACCGTTCCCGACCGAACTGGATGACGAGATGGGTGAACGCCTGCGCACTGCAGGAGGGGAATTTGGGGCCACCACTGGACGGCCGCGGCGGACCGGCTGGCTTGATATCGTCGCCTTGCGTGAAGCGGTCAGAACCAATGGCCTGACCGGCATCGCCCTGACCAAAATGGATGTGCTGAGCGAATTCGAATCCCTCAAGGTCTGCACGGCCTATCGCTACGGCGAACAATTGCTGGAAGAATTTCCTCAGGATCTCGATGTTCTGCAGGAATGCAAACCTGTTTATGAGGAAATTGCCGGCTGGCAGAAAGATATCTGCAGCCTCGGTTCTTACGCCGATCTGCCGGTGCAAGTAAAGGATTATGTTGATAAAATCGAAGCTTGGACGGGTTGTCCGGTGGTTCTGGTTTCGGTCGGACCACGGCGTGATCAGACCCTGATTCGGTCAAATCCTTTCGCATAA